In Primulina eburnea isolate SZY01 chromosome 3, ASM2296580v1, whole genome shotgun sequence, one DNA window encodes the following:
- the LOC140828469 gene encoding uncharacterized protein produces MNFLIWNVRGLRSSESQQRLHAHVKEKRVKILAILEPMIDLDVRFMTRRFGFSRVISNSSGHIWVFFAEDVMAECLLDHTQFLHFRVSASFLPTTVFCSFVYAKCDYIERRQLWTSLLQVKPDQGPWLVGGDFNVVRNSSECLGSSGGRLLPMEEFNHFILDSGLVDAGFEGLRSRGRTRPFGSVLIGFLCLLIGVTIFILFVWSTSFVQSLIIVLFLCQSRFLLVGRVLFAFRACGSGTTGFLQTVRLNWNLPCHLNGMHRLFVKLKRLKSHLKWWNKSVFGDLFAKLAEAEQAVRVAEAVCEADPSDLHWTSLSNCNDDLARVTAMEADFWRQKAACRWLEDGERNTKLFHNMVKKKRVANKIFRIWDNGSCLTSPDLIQQSGAAFFQNLLTGDPFVLSCPDFSDFPLVISDLENANIAAPPSLEEVRATVFSIHRDSVAGPDGFSSAFFQHCWEIVHQDVLDAVLDFFRGSPMPQGFTATTITLIPKVMGAQAWSDFRPISLCNVTNKIISKLLYSRLKVVAERLVSWNQSGFVPGRVISDNILLAQELTHSLSLPTRGGNVILKLDMAKAYDRVQWSFLLDVLRHYGFSEQVVSLISACISHCQFSVNINGSLTGFFGSTRGLRQGDPLSPLLFILGAEYLSRGLDRLYRQYPAIRYRSGCDLPLSHLAYADDIIIFATGGTREMNSLMDFLHHYENCSGQLVNAFKSAIILPPRCSGRTRSRLLRITGFGEGHLPIKYLGVPLFRGNRVCSLFDPLVQMVSKKLEGWELKTLSPGSRMTLLRSVLLSVPLYMFQVVQPPLAVMERLEKVFNGFLWGSRPLDKKWHWARWSRACLPVSEGGLGFRRLKDIVESFSIKLWFRFRQGSSLWAKFMMRKYCQLVHPACVSSTGFISPTWRRLLKIRPRAESGIRWRVGMGDVNFWDDIWCGDVPLSSQLPLFLPLVAETIALIPIALGEPDLAIWVHSSDGVFSIKSAWELVRMRDQVSDIFTPCWGSWLRPTMSFFLWRFWHQWLPVDDVLQRRGFELASKCQCCEMPETFTHIFIDSPIARSVWHFFGAVFHVRIPLTSDFRLFLSAWKRHPGWTPRGHVKEFLPFIVLWFLWTARNDAKHRHLHISGETVKSQILSYLRLAHAASTVKPMHWRGVLHAARSLGFFVDTRRVHKMAIVRWLRPPVGCFKLNVDGSSRGSPGASTIGGVVRDSSGQVLVSFSEFIGVGTNIRAELWAIWRGLLISSDLHFFPLWIETDSRISLLILRSRRCTWDLEHIVTRIRLLMRGRSVHLSHIYREGNSVADALAARAHLLRNYTLELGPSLPRDISILARSDRSGLPYLRYRYS; encoded by the exons atgaattttctcatatggaATGTCAGGGGGCTCCGGAGCTCGGAGTCTCAACAGAGGCTACATGCCCACGTTAAAGAAAAGAGAGTCAAGATCTTGGCTATTTTGGAACCCATGATTGATCTAGATGTTCGTTTTATGACTCGTCGTTTTGGTTTTTCTCGAGTTATATCGAACTCCTCGGGTCATATCTGGGTTTTCTTTGCTGAGGATGTGATGGCTGAGTGTCTCCTTGATCACACTCAATTCCTTCACTTCAGGGTTTCTGCTAGTTTTTTGCCGACCACTGTGTTTTGTTCCTTTGTTTATGCTAAGTGTGACTACATTGAGCGCAGACAGCTTTGGACTTCTTTGCTTCAGGTTAAGCCTGATCAGGGTCCTTGGCTTGTTGGTGGCGACTTTAATGTAGTTAGGAATTCGTCGGAGTGTTTGGGTTCTTCTGGTGGGCGGTTGCTTCCCATGGAAGAATTTAATCACTTTATTTTGGATTCTGGGTTAGTGGATGCTGGTTTTGAGGGTCTTCGTTCACGTGGACGAACAAGACCATTTGGAAGCGTCTTGATCGGGTTTTTGTGTCTGTTGATTGGGGTGACCATTTTCATTCTATTCGTGTGGAGCACCTCATTCGTACAGTCTCTGATCATTGTCCTCTTTTTGTGTCAGTCCCGGTTTTTGCTAGTGGGCCGAGTTCTTTTCGCTTTCAGAGCATGTGGCTCAGGCACCACTGGTTTTTTGCAGACGGTGCGGCTTAATTGGAATTTGCCGTGTCATTTGAACGGCATGCACCGTCTTTTTGTGAAATTGAAGCGCCTTAAGAGCCATCTGAAGTGGTGGAATAAGAGTGTTTTTGGTGATCTTTTTGCCAAACTTGCTGAGGCGGAGCAGGCTGTCCGGGTTGCTGAGGCAGTTTGCGAGGCTGATCCTTCGGATTTGCATTGGACTAGTTTGTCCAATTGCAATGACGATCTTGCTCGGGTTACCGccatggaggcggatttttggCGGCAAAAAGCCGCTTGTAGGTGGTTAGAGGATGGTGAGAGAAACACCAAACTCTTCCACAATATGGTCAAGAAAAAACGGGTGGCTAATAAAATTTTCCGTATTTGGGATAATGGCTCTTGCCTTACTTCCCCTGATCTTATTCAGCAGTCTGGGGCCGCCTTTTTTCAAAACCTGCTTACTGGGGATCCTTTTGTGCTTTCTTGCCCAGATTTTTCTGATTTCCCCTTGGTGATCTCGGATTTGGAGAACGCCAATATTGCTGCCCCCCCTTCTTTGGAGGAGGTGCGGGCGACTGTTTTCTCCATACATCGTGATAGTGTGGCGGGGCCTGATGGTTTCTCTTCGGCTTTCTTTCAGCATTGCTGGGAGATTGTCCATCAGGATGTTTTGGATGCGGTTCTTGATTTCTTTCGGGGTAGTCCCATGCCACAGGGGTTTACTGCCACCACGATCACATTGATTCCCAAAGTCATGGGTGCTCAGGCTTGGTCGGACTTTCGTCCTATCAGCTTGTGTAATGTGACCAATAAGATTATTTCCAAACTTTTATATTCTCGATTGAAGGTGGTGGCGGAGAGGCTTGTTTCGTGGAATCAGAGTGGCTTTGTTCCAGGGAGGGTGATTTCGGATAATATCCTCCTTGCTCAAGAGCTTACTCATAGTCTTTCTCTCCCCACCCGTGGTGGCAATGTTATTTTGAAATTGGATATGGCCAAAGCCTATGATAGGGTCCAATGGTCTTTTCTGTTGGATGTTTTGAGGCATTATGGCTTTTCAGAGCAGGTTGTGTCGTTGATATCTGCCTGCATTTCTCATTGCCAATTTTCAGTTAATATCAATGGTTCACTCACCGGATTCTTTGGATCCACTAGGGGTCTCCGGCAGGGGGACCCTTTGTCCCCTCTTCTTTTCATTCTGGGGGCTGAGTACCTTTCGCGTGGGCTTGATCGTCTTTATCGTCAGTATCCTGCGATTAGGTACCGATCTGGTTGTGATCTCCCTCTTTCCCACCTGGCTTATGCTGATGATATCATTATTTTTGCCACTGGTGGGACTCGTGAGATGAACAGTCTCATGGATTTTTTGCATCACTATGAAAACTGCTCGGGGCAGTTGGTGAATGCATTTAAGAGCGCCATTATTTTGCCTCCGAGGTGTTCTGGTCGTACTCGTTCCCGTCTCCTTCGTATCACTGGGTTTGGGGAGGGTCATCTTCCTATCAAATACCTCGGAGTTCCTTTGTTTCGTGGGAATAGAGTTTGCTCTCTTTTTGATCCCCTTGTGCAGATGGTGAGTAAGAAGTTGGAGGGTTGGGAGCTTAAAACGCTTTCCCCGGGGAGTCGTATGACACTTCTTAGGAGTGTTCTTCTTTCGGTTCCCCTTTACATGTTCCAGGTAGTCCAGCCACCTCTGGCAGTTATGGAGAGGCTTGAGAAGGTTTTCAATGGTTTCTTGTGGGGGTCCAGACCCTTGGATAAGAAATGGCATTGGGCGAGGTGGTCTCGTGCATGTCTTCCTGTCTCTGAAGGGGGTCTTGGATTTCGCAGGCTCAAAGATATTGTGGAAAGCTTCTCCATTAAATTATGGTTTCGTTTTCGTCAAGGTTCATCCCTATGGGCCAAATTCATGATGAGAAAATACTGCCAGTTGGTGCATCCAGCTTGTGTTTCATCTACTGGGttcatttctcccacttggcgtCGTTTGCTTAAGATTAGGCCTCGTGCTGAATCTGGCATTCGATGGAGAGTTGGGATGGGAGATGTTAATTTTTGGGATGATATCTGGTGTGGGGATGTTCCATTATCTAGTCAGTTACCG TTGTTCCTCCCTCTAGTTGCTGAGACTATTGCTCTGATCCCTATTGCATTGGGTGAGCCCGATTTGGCCATTTGGGTGCATAGTTCTGACGGTGTTTTTTCGATAAAATCCGCTTGGGAGCTTGTCCGCATGAGAGACCAAGTTTCTGATATATTCACTCCTTGCTGGGGCAGTTGGCTGAGGCCTACTATGTCTTTCTTCCTATGGAGGTTTTGGCATCAATGGCTTCCAGTTGACGATGTTCTCCAGCGTCGTGGTTTCGAGTTGGCGTCTAAATGTCAGTGCTGTGAGATGCCTGAGACATTCACGCACATTTTCATTGACAGCCCTATTGCCAGATCTGTATGGCATTTTTTTGGGGCTGTTTTTCATGTCCGTATTCCCCTTACTAGTGATTTCAGACTCTTCCTCAGTGCTTGGAAGAGGCATCCGGGGTGGACACCTAGAGGCCACGTGAAGGAGTTTTTGCCTTTCATTGTTTTATGGTTTCTCTGGACAGCTAGGAATGATGCGAAACACCGTCATTTGCACATTTCTGGGGAGACTGTTAAGTCTCAGATTTTGTCCTATTTGCGTCTCGCTCACGCTGCGTCTACTGTTAAACCTATGCACTGGCGTGGTGTTTTACATGCTGCGAGGTCGCTGGGGTTTTTTGTTGATACGCGCAGGGTTCATAAAATGGCGATTGTCCGTTGGTTGAGACCGCCGGTTGGGTGCTTCAAACTGAATGTGGATGggagttcgagaggtagtcctgGAGCTTCTACTATTGGTGGTGTTGTTCGTGACTCCTCTGGTCAGGTGCTGGTTTCTTTCAGTGAGTTCATTGGAGTTGGGACCAATATCCGGGCAGAACTTTGGGCTATTTGGAGGGGTCTTCTCATTTCTTCTGATCTTCATTTCTTCCCTCTTTGGATTGAGACTGACTCTCGTATATCTCTTCTTATACTTCGCTCCCGCCGGTGTACTTGGGATCTTGAGCATATTGTTACACGGATTCGTTTGCTGATGAGGGGGCGTTCAGTTCATCTATCGCATATTTACCGGGAAGGGAATTCGGTGGCGGATGCCTTGGCGGCGAGGGCTCATTTACTCAGGAATTAtaccttagagttaggtccTTCCCTACCTAGAGATATCTCCATCCTTGCCCGTTCGGATCGTTCCGGGCTCCCTTACCTTAGATATAGATACTCTTAG